The Flavobacterium sp. K5-23 genome segment ATCCAAAGTAAGAATGTATGTAGGTCCAGCAGTAATGTACACCATCAATACCATTATTCGATTTACAATAGTAATCACCTATATGTATAATGTTTCCCCAAGGCTGACATTATATACTATTCTTCCATTGCCTATTTTGTCTTATTGCATATTTAAATTAAGTACCGAAATCAATAAAAGGAGTACCATATTCCAACAATATTTATCGAAAGTTTCTAGCTTCACCCAAGAAATATTCTCAGGAATTCGTGTAATAAAAGCCTATTCATTAGAAAACCAACATCAGAATAATATGATTGAGTTGGCTAACGAAAGCAAAAGTAAGAGTTTGAATTTAGCTAAATTACAAGCGATTTTCGGTCCTTTAATGCTAGCATTAATTGGAATAAGCAACCTGGTAGTTATCTATTTTGGTGGATTAATGTATATCGATGGAACAATAAAGAGTATTGGAACAATTGCTGAATTTATCCTGTATGTAAATATGCTTACCTGGCCAGTTGCTTCTTTAGGATGGGTATCTTCAATGGTTCAAGAAGCTGAAGCATCGCAAAAACGAATTAATGAATTCCTTAAAATTGAACCTGAAATTAAAAACAACAACCCCAACCATTCTATTATTGAAGGAAATATTTCATTCGAAAACGTAAGTTACACTTATATTGACACTAATATTACTGCTTTAAAAAATATCAGTTTCACCGTTAATAAAGGAGAAACACTGGCTATTCTAGGAAAAACTGGCTCTGGAAAATCAACTATACTTTCATTGATTTCTAGACTTTATGATGTAAACGATGGTCAGATAACAATCGACGGAAAAGAAATAAGCACCTTGAATTTATACGACTTACGTAACAATATTGGAATTGTTCCCCAAGATGCCTTTTTATTTTCGGATTCGATTCTAAACAATATCAAATTTGGGAAAGAAAATGCAACAGATGAAGAAGTAAAAACTGCTGCAAAAAATGCCGTAGTGCATAAAAACATTATGGGATTCAGCAAGAAATACGATACGGTTTTAGGCGAAAGAGGAATTACCCTTTCCGGTGGTCAAAAACAACGTGTTTCTATCGCAAGAGCCATTATCAAAAACCCTCCTATTTTATTATTTGACGACTGTTTATCGGCAGTAGATACCGAAACCGAAGAGACTATTTTGAACAATTTAAACGAAATTTGTAAGAACAAAACAACTATAATTGTAAGCCATCGTGTTTCATCTGCTAAGAATGCAGATAAAATAATAATACTTGACGAAGGAAAAATCATTCAACAAGGTTCTCATAATCAACTGATAAATCAAGAAGGCTATTATGCATCTCTCTATTTGAAACAATTATCCGAAAAAGAATTGCAATAATTGTTGTGTAATACATATATTTTTTAGATTTTTGAGTACTACTTAACAACCAAATATAAACTGAGAGACGGATTATGAGAGAAAATGACATATTAGAAAAAGAAGAGATTTTTTCCAAGGTTTTACGTGCTGGAAGAAGAACATACTTCTTTGATGTGAGGGCTACAAAAGCAGATGATTATTATATTACGATTACCGAGAGTAAAAAATTTACTGAAGAAGATGGATCTTTTCATTTTAAGAAACATAAAATATATTTATACAAGGAAGATTTTACTTCTTTTGCAGAAATTCTAGAAGAGATGACATCTTATGTTTTGAACCACAAAGGCGAAGAAGTAATTTCAGAAAGACACCAAAAGGATTTCAAAAAAGAATATGCTAACGAAAAAGTAACTTCTAATGGTGAAATTCCACACATATCAAGTTTTACAGACATTGATTTTGATGACATCTAATTTAAATCTTTAAATTAGACACATTAATAACTTACGTAAAAAGTTCAAAAATCATATGGTTTTTGAACTTTTTGTTTTTATAAAAATTAACTAAATTATACATTCTATGCAAGAAATAGTAACAAAATACGCCGACAAATATGCAGAACTAATTATCCCATGGCTTTTGACTAGTGGGTTACAAATTATCATCATTATAATAGGTGCATTAATTCTCAACAAAATAATAAGTAGTTTTATTGAGAAAGCAGTTAGAATCGCCGTTAGACCTGATGGTATCTCTTCTAAAGAGGCAGAAGAAAAGAGAGAAAACACATTGATCCAAATTTTCAATACCACTGCAAAAATTAGTTTATTGACAATTACAGGTTTAATGGTTCTTCAAGAATTTGGAGTAGAAATCGCACCTATATTAGCGGCAGCAGGAATCGTGGGATTAGCATTTGGATTTGGGGGACAATACCTAATTAGAGATATTATTTCCGGCCTTTTTATCATTCTAGAAAACCAATACCGCATAGGTGATGTCGTGAATTTTGACAATGCAGGAGGAACTGTTGAAGAAATTAGTTTAAGAAAAACTACATTGAGAGATATTGACGGAACGGTTCATCATATTCCTCATGGAGAAATTAAAAAAGTGTCTAATCTTTCTAAAGATTATTCCCGTGTGAACTTAGATATGGGTGTGGGATACAGTTCTAACCTTGAACATGTAATCGA includes the following:
- a CDS encoding PUR family DNA/RNA-binding protein codes for the protein MRENDILEKEEIFSKVLRAGRRTYFFDVRATKADDYYITITESKKFTEEDGSFHFKKHKIYLYKEDFTSFAEILEEMTSYVLNHKGEEVISERHQKDFKKEYANEKVTSNGEIPHISSFTDIDFDDI
- a CDS encoding mechanosensitive ion channel family protein, producing MQEIVTKYADKYAELIIPWLLTSGLQIIIIIIGALILNKIISSFIEKAVRIAVRPDGISSKEAEEKRENTLIQIFNTTAKISLLTITGLMVLQEFGVEIAPILAAAGIVGLAFGFGGQYLIRDIISGLFIILENQYRIGDVVNFDNAGGTVEEISLRKTTLRDIDGTVHHIPHGEIKKVSNLSKDYSRVNLDMGVGYSSNLEHVIEVINNVGNEIAADPKWKQYIIATPQFLRVNDFADSAIMLKILGETLPHRQWEVTGELRKRLKIAFDKEGIEIPFPQMVMHKAKEPVNNSEI
- a CDS encoding ABC transporter ATP-binding protein, which encodes MKELRYLNKYFVKYKFSFLLGIVITIIAQIFSLFTPKLISKSFKVIESFSKDNTIDPSVIQQELISNILLIIATTIIAGFLTFLMRQTLIVMSRHIEFDLKNEVFRQYENLSQNFYKQNRTGDLMNRISEDVSKVRMYVGPAVMYTINTIIRFTIVITYMYNVSPRLTLYTILPLPILSYCIFKLSTEINKRSTIFQQYLSKVSSFTQEIFSGIRVIKAYSLENQHQNNMIELANESKSKSLNLAKLQAIFGPLMLALIGISNLVVIYFGGLMYIDGTIKSIGTIAEFILYVNMLTWPVASLGWVSSMVQEAEASQKRINEFLKIEPEIKNNNPNHSIIEGNISFENVSYTYIDTNITALKNISFTVNKGETLAILGKTGSGKSTILSLISRLYDVNDGQITIDGKEISTLNLYDLRNNIGIVPQDAFLFSDSILNNIKFGKENATDEEVKTAAKNAVVHKNIMGFSKKYDTVLGERGITLSGGQKQRVSIARAIIKNPPILLFDDCLSAVDTETEETILNNLNEICKNKTTIIVSHRVSSAKNADKIIILDEGKIIQQGSHNQLINQEGYYASLYLKQLSEKELQ